A genomic segment from Pristiophorus japonicus isolate sPriJap1 chromosome 16, sPriJap1.hap1, whole genome shotgun sequence encodes:
- the gemin4 gene encoding gem-associated protein 4: protein MELGSWICCEKMAVLHGGFLLAKKQSQHKILLEMKKSDWATLGKPIVCAVHEICGRETDMAQDAVETKRWQKKVLAFIWAKLLNPHASGTNIEGRSDAESDRRWKEDLFFSTESMIPEISHTVLFELVKSLGASQVFVELLSALPADRRHLEMTHFVDHVLDGTSGEDVAIFLDVWWELMKQNEGQRDEMVQTFGVEAKKYLARVSDEFCHSSKRLKLDPDVSPLFPSESLPGSSANLSIPSLLLDGLKRMKSHITPYIYKCSALAKLSDLICKSVLSDNIIELSAEVYLQKFSQLIVLDNPMVQTFPVTESFIRSVKEAERELRASYQNTAFKLSQEALTPGIEAFADIFQSWETDIQTELENDSNFQRRSLAIYRTVESLKCLSEICPVLQNSNTLSQDAKKTLSDLLLSSTSFVEKVGSYVVLDDAATSDKVKLSVALTIIDGRMERYAEICKIFASSPGWALSEDGWLDCLERNREIFQDADLVLRLVGTLKSSCSVNETSKVKRLKNVVLDCLSALSIADKNKALLGVLSSYGSNGLCKDGGVFKGWFDEEVNMAFNCITQSETVNSIDKAVTAIARVAFLNPEATLQKTCHLAAVNLGAHKLLAQILKTLPALSFEDNQSSDGLNLLAKCLVETAWGSLATTKEENQFLEFLISLMEPGEVIDHEPPIPLLQPADASKIFVLPHLMESNSNIEFPLKVLNSALKMPVTDDGAKEHWLIACCPFPLIFALSQLLDRCILCWEEDSNKTSNRISIETKGLLIETVDMVCVTVEQIISVNPETWSTSVCWLYRKTEQLDWTVRLWLKSIFGGHFKYEVPATLFEVCDLADDGWSPLNLPQYGPGTGLLAWMECCCISTHMMEQMLSHLTIDAKNVEEVNMFSKGFLIALIQVLPWCSSSEWKRLNHVVKSLLQRELLHVPYTLEYVHYMPLLNLRPFAHHLQFSQLLLRAFQLICSCSCSDWLSTPAWNYVARQCAGSMSDILESVKCKLKGHGAQNPDGGQEAIFVVVQLFCHVIHIIVMMPSGTSEALYYVALELLSQYETLTMANTCTSGLLSKVNEKHFLHSIAENLVSEEQRSVLLQKISKIC from the coding sequence GATCTTGGATCTGCTGTGAGAAGATGGCTGTTCTCCATGGTGGCTTTCTGTTGGCCAAGAAACAAAGTCAACACAAGATACTTTTGGAAATGAAGAAATCTGATTGGGCAACCTTAGGAAAACCTATTGTCTGTGCAGTGCATGAGATCTGTGGTAGGGAGACTGATATGGCACAAGATGCCGTAGAAACCAAGCGATGGCAGAAGAAAGTACTTGCTTTTATATGGGCAAAGCTGCTGAACCCTCATGCAAGTGGAACTAATATTGAGGGGAGATCAGATGCGGAGAGTGACCGAAGGTGGAAGGAAGACCTCTTCTTTTCAACAGAAAGCATGATCCCAGAGATCAGTCACACGGTTTTATTTGAGCTGGTAAAATCACTGGGGGCCTCGCAAGTCTTTGTCGAGCTGCTTTCCGCGTTGCCGGCAGACAGACGCCACCTGGAGATGACCCATTTCGTGGACCATGTTCTTGATGGCACCTCCGGTGAAGATGTGGCCATCTTTCTCGACGTATGGTGGGAACTAATGAAGCAAAATGAAGGGCAAAGGGATGAAATGGTCCAAACATTTGGAGTTGAGGCTAAAAAATACCTGGCACGTGTGTCTGATGAATTCTGTCATTCCTCCAAGAGACTCAAACTAGATCCTGACGTTTCTCCTTTGTTCCCTTCAGAGAGCTTGCCTGGATCTtcagctaacctgtccattccTTCTCTCCTACTAGATGGACTTAAGAGAATGAAAAGTCATATAACCCCTTATATTTATAAGTGCTCTGCTCTCGCAAAGCTGTCAGACCTGATATGCAAATCGGTGCTTTCTGACAATATTATTGAATTGTCCGCTGAAGTATATTTGCAGAAATTTTCCCAGCTGATTGTATTGGATAATCCCATGGTCCAAACGTTTCCAGTTACAGAGAGTTTCATCAGGAGTGtcaaggaggcagagagagagctgagagcCTCTTATCAAAATACCGCGTTCAAGCTGTCCCAGGAAGCGCTGACTCCGGGGATTGAGGCGTTTGCTGATATCTTCCAGTCGTGGGAGACTGACATCCAAACTGAGCTCGAGAACGACTCCAACTTTCAGAGGCGAAGCCTTGCCATTTACAGGACAGTGGAAAGTTTGAAGTGCTTGAGTGAAATCTGTCCGGTGCTTCAAAACTCCAATACACTATCTCAGGATGCAAAGAAAACTCTATCTGATCTCCTGCTGAGCTCCACCTCCTTTGTGGAGAAAGTTGGCTCCTACGTGGTGTTAGATGATGCCGCTACCTCCGATAAAGTTAAGCTGTCTGTAGCCTTGACGATAATTGACGGAAGAATGGAAAGATACGCAGAGATATGCAAAATATTTGCATCAAGTCCTGGTTGGGCTCTTTCAGAGGATGGCTGGCTTGATTGCCTTGAAAGAAACCGAGAGATTTTTCAAGATGCTGATTTAGTATTGAGGTTAGTTGGAACACTTAAATCATCTTGTAGCGTCAATGAAACATCAAAAGTCAAGCGATTGAAGAATGTCGTTTTGGATTGCCTGTCTGCCCTCTCGATCGCCGACAAAAATAAAGCCCTATTGGGAGTCCTGTCCTCCTATGGGAGCAACGGCCTCTGTAAAGATGGGGGAGTTTTTAAGGGTTGGTTTGACGAGGAGGTGAACATGGCATTCAATTGCATTACACAAAGTGAGACTGTAAACAGCATTGACAAAGCAGTGACTGCCATCGCACGAGTTGCTTTCTTAAACCCAGAAGCCACCCTGCAGAAAACGTGCCACTTGGCTGCGGTGAATCTAGGTGCTCATAAGCTACTCGCCCAGATCCTAAAGACCCTACCAGCACTGTCTTTTGAGGACAACCAGTCTTCGGACGGGCTAAATCTCTTGGCCAAGTGTCTCGTGGAAACTGCTTGGGGCAGCCTCGCCACCACCAAGGAGGAAAATCAGTTTCTTGAGTTCCTGATCTCGCTGATGGAACCAGGAGAAGTAATTGATCATGAACCCCCAATTCCTCTTCTCCAACCTGCAGATGCCTCAAAGATATTTGTCCTTCCTCATCTGATGGAAAGTAACTCCAATATTGAGTTTCCTCTCAAAGTTCTTAACAGTGCTCTAAAAATGCCAGTGACTGACGATGGGGCCAAAGAGCACTGGCTCATTGCCTGTTGCCCATTCCCTCTCATTTTTGCTCTTTCTCAGCTTCTGGATCGCTGTATCTTATGCTGGGAGGAGGACAGTAATAAGACATCCAATCGCATTTCCATAGAAACAAAAGGCCTCCTAATTGAGACGGTGGATATGGTTTGTGTCACTGTTGAACAGATAATTTCTGTAAATCCGGAGACATGGTCAACATCTGTTTGTTGGCTGTACAGAAAAACGGAGCAGTTGGACTGGACGGTGCGTCTATGGTTAAAAAGCATCTTTGGGGGCCATTTTAAGTACGAGGTACCTGCCACGTTGTTTGAGGTGTGTGATCTTGCTGACGATGGGTGGTCCCCACTTAACCTTCCACAGTATGGTCCAGGCACTGGGCTGCTAGCCTGGATGGAATGTTGTTGCATCTCCACTCATATGATGGAGCAGATGTTGTCCCATCTAACTATTGATGCTAAAAATGTCGAGGAGGTCAACATGTTCAGCAAAGGCTTTCTCATTGCTCTGATCCAGGTCCTGCCTTGGTGCAGCTCCAGTGAATGGAAGCGTCTCAACCATGTTGTGAAGAGCCTTCTGCAGCGCGAGTTACTTCACGTGCCGTATACCCTGGAATACGTTCATTACATGCCGCTGCTTAACCTCCGACCTTTTGCGCATCACCTGCAGTTCTCTCAGCTTTTGCTGAGGGCCTTTCAGCTGATCTGCAGTTGTAGCTGCTCTGACTGGCTGTCAACACCGGCATGGAACTACGTGGCAAGGCAGTGTGCTGGCAGCATGTCGGACATCTTGGAGTCTGTGAAGTGCAAACTCAAAGGACATGGAGCTCAGAATCCAGACGGAGGTCAGGAGGCCATCTTTGTGGTCGTGCAGCTCTTTTGCCACGTGATTCACATCATAGTGATGATGCCCAGTGGGACCTCCGAGGCTCTGTACTACGTAGCCTTGGAGCTGCTTTCCCAGTATGAGACCCTGACGATGGCCAACACCTGTACCTCTGGGTTACTCAGCAAAGTCAATGAAAAACACTTCCTCCACTCCATCGCCGAGAACCTGGTCAGTGAGGAGCAGCGTTCTGTATTACTGCAGAAAATCAGCAAAATCTGTTGA